GTTCCATTCAAAGCTAAAAGTTCTAGCATTTTTTGAACATTTTCATGATGTTTTGTACCTAGTTTTTTTCTAAAGGAGTAACTTCCAAAAAGTCTCTGCGCAGTAGGTCGTGTATACATCTTATAGGCATATAAATTTCCATAAACAGTTCCTTGATCTTCTAATGGCATACCACAGTTTTACGGGTATCTCAAATAATAACTATGTCAATTAGCATTATGTTTACAATATACAATAAAACACATCACAGAGAATAGTAGACAAAATGAACATACGAAAAATAAACAAATAAGCACTCAAAGACTTGAAATAGTTCTAAAACGGGTATTATATGATGTTAAAACAAGTATTCATTATTTTTGGGATTTTTACATTATTTAGTGTGGGGTTTTTACAGATAGGATTTGCAGAAATTGTTCCAGAATGGGTAAAAAATACTGCAAAATGGTATGGTGATGGGATAATTTCAGAAATAGAATTTCTAAATGCGATCCAATATTTAATTAACAATGGGATTTTAAATACCGAAAAACAGAATGCCATTCCAAAAATTGAACCAGATGATACAAAACAAGAATTGTTAGAATACGGAATAAATCAACTTGAATTAAAAAATAATTTAGCAGCATTACAGTTTTTCAATAAAGCCCTAGACAAAGATCCACGAGATGTGAAAGCATTAGTAGATAAAGGTATTGTGCTTGCAAGACAAGGGAATTATAAAGATGCTAAAGCACTATTTGATAAAGCAATAGAAATTTCAGAGTCTCAAGGTAAAGTAAATTACAAAGCAATAGCTAATGCAGGAATTGTATTATCAATATTTGGTGATCCAGATGAAGCAATAAAATATTTTGACAGAGTATTAGATAACGAGCAAGAAGTAAAACAAGAAACACTACTTGCAGTTTTAACTAATAAGGGAGTCACATTGTTAGAACAAGGAAAATATGAAGAGTCTATTTCATATTTTGACAGAGTACTAAAAATCGAGCCGGATAGAATTGGAGGATTAGTAAATAAAGCAAATGCATTACAGGAACTAAATAGAACTGATGAAGCATTTCCATTATTTATCAGAGCACATGAGTTATCAAA
The DNA window shown above is from Nitrosopumilus sp. and carries:
- a CDS encoding tetratricopeptide repeat protein, whose product is MLKQVFIIFGIFTLFSVGFLQIGFAEIVPEWVKNTAKWYGDGIISEIEFLNAIQYLINNGILNTEKQNAIPKIEPDDTKQELLEYGINQLELKNNLAALQFFNKALDKDPRDVKALVDKGIVLARQGNYKDAKALFDKAIEISESQGKVNYKAIANAGIVLSIFGDPDEAIKYFDRVLDNEQEVKQETLLAVLTNKGVTLLEQGKYEESISYFDRVLKIEPDRIGGLVNKANALQELNRTDEAFPLFIRAHELSNDPLSWKPTFVIIK